One window from the genome of Thalassospira xiamenensis M-5 = DSM 17429 encodes:
- a CDS encoding branched-chain amino acid ABC transporter permease codes for MAGFSMRPCGDFRTTYRQDTRIFDTTVVRNAAILGVIATALIPFVLDGYYVNLFIQISYFAIAALGLNILVGFTGQISLGHAAFFGFGAFASAWINNTTGIPVLLSIPLAGLMTAAVGLLFGLPAARIKGLYLAIATLAAQFILEDFFARADWFTGGSYGAAANPVNVFGYEVLDDFSFFYVCLFFLVIMYLLGTNLMRSRDGRAFVAVRDHYLSAEIMGINLTKYRLMSFAISSFYAGIGGAMYGHYLGFVSAEGFTILLSIQFLGMIIIGGLGSVKGTLMGTIFMVLLPEVMENGVGLLSVFDWANSTAVTDGLAYIKEMAIGLAIILFLIFEPDGLAHRWQQIRAYWKLYPFSY; via the coding sequence ATGGCTGGATTTTCGATGCGTCCCTGCGGTGATTTTCGCACCACCTACCGACAGGATACGCGGATTTTTGATACCACCGTTGTGCGCAATGCCGCGATTTTGGGTGTGATTGCAACCGCGCTGATCCCGTTTGTTCTGGATGGTTATTACGTCAATCTGTTCATTCAGATTTCGTACTTTGCCATTGCTGCCCTTGGCCTGAATATTCTGGTCGGCTTCACCGGGCAGATTTCACTGGGCCATGCGGCGTTCTTTGGCTTTGGTGCGTTTGCATCGGCCTGGATCAACAATACGACCGGTATTCCGGTTTTGCTGTCGATCCCGCTGGCCGGGTTGATGACGGCGGCCGTCGGGCTTTTGTTTGGTTTGCCAGCGGCCCGGATCAAGGGGCTTTATCTGGCGATTGCGACGCTGGCGGCCCAGTTCATTCTGGAAGATTTCTTTGCCCGTGCCGACTGGTTTACCGGTGGCTCATACGGGGCGGCGGCGAACCCGGTCAATGTGTTTGGCTATGAAGTGCTGGATGATTTCAGCTTCTTCTATGTCTGCCTGTTCTTTTTGGTGATCATGTATCTGTTGGGCACCAACCTGATGCGGAGCCGTGACGGGCGCGCCTTTGTGGCGGTGCGCGATCATTATCTTTCGGCCGAGATCATGGGCATCAATCTGACGAAATACCGTCTGATGAGCTTTGCGATTTCATCCTTCTATGCCGGGATCGGCGGGGCGATGTATGGCCATTACCTTGGCTTCGTTTCCGCCGAGGGCTTTACCATCCTGCTGTCGATCCAGTTTTTGGGCATGATCATCATTGGCGGCCTTGGCTCGGTCAAGGGCACGCTGATGGGGACCATCTTTATGGTTCTGCTGCCGGAAGTCATGGAAAACGGTGTTGGGCTTTTAAGTGTTTTCGACTGGGCCAATTCGACGGCTGTGACCGACGGGCTGGCTTATATCAAGGAGATGGCGATC
- a CDS encoding long-chain fatty acid--CoA ligase — MSSYTPEYANVQALDTFPKVLAYNARHWADEIAMREKEFGIWQEFTWKDYNDRVKWMALGLRNMGIKPGDVIGVIGENRPEWVWGEIAAHALRAMSVGLYQDSLHEEVAYLITYSGARVLIAEDEEQCDKLIELAEQIPTVEHIVYCDPRGMRKYDDPRLMDIEKLYELGREVEAKDPGAYDVMVADTRGDECAILCTTSGTTSKPKMAMLNAGDFLDHCAAYLRADPKYPGDNYVSVLPLPWIMEQVYVVGQSLISRQIVNFVEEQETMMADLREIGPNFVLLAPRVWESIAADVRARMMDATLFKQKMYDFGMALARTALDGGGHSKVADVLLMNALKDRLGFSNLRSAATGGAAMGPETFKFFHAMGVPLRQLYGQTELCGAYTIHQPDDIDFDTVGRAFDNSEIKIINTDENGVGEIVARTSGMFTSYYKNQSSYDEDVRDGWMHTGDAGYFKEGNKHLVVIDRLKDLAETSKGVRYSPQFIENKLKFSPFIAEAVILGKGLPFLSTMICIRYSIMAKWAEQRGIAFTNYTNLSAQPQVYDMIIDEIRQVNETLPEAQRIKRFLLLYKELDADDGELTRTRKVRRSVVAEKYADIIDAVYAGNDKVDIDTMITFQDGSKTRIQTSVKVVDLDGDKAAETAPKAAE, encoded by the coding sequence ATGAGCAGCTATACCCCTGAATATGCCAATGTGCAGGCGCTTGATACCTTTCCGAAGGTGCTGGCGTATAACGCGCGCCACTGGGCTGACGAAATTGCCATGCGCGAAAAGGAATTCGGCATCTGGCAGGAATTCACGTGGAAAGATTATAACGACCGCGTCAAATGGATGGCGCTTGGCCTGCGCAATATGGGAATCAAGCCCGGTGACGTGATTGGCGTTATTGGTGAAAACCGGCCGGAATGGGTCTGGGGTGAAATCGCTGCCCATGCGCTGCGTGCGATGTCGGTCGGTCTGTATCAGGACAGCCTTCATGAAGAAGTCGCCTATCTGATCACTTATTCCGGTGCGCGTGTTCTGATCGCCGAAGACGAGGAACAGTGCGACAAGCTGATCGAACTGGCTGAACAAATCCCGACGGTCGAACATATCGTTTACTGCGATCCGCGCGGGATGCGGAAATATGACGACCCGCGCCTGATGGATATCGAAAAGCTTTATGAACTTGGCCGCGAGGTCGAGGCCAAAGATCCCGGTGCCTATGACGTGATGGTGGCCGATACGCGCGGTGATGAATGCGCGATCCTGTGCACCACGTCGGGCACGACGTCCAAGCCGAAAATGGCGATGCTCAATGCCGGGGATTTCCTGGATCACTGTGCGGCATATCTGCGGGCCGACCCGAAATATCCGGGCGACAATTATGTTTCGGTCCTGCCGCTGCCGTGGATCATGGAACAGGTTTATGTCGTCGGTCAGTCGTTGATCAGCCGCCAGATCGTCAATTTCGTTGAAGAACAGGAAACGATGATGGCCGATCTTCGCGAGATCGGACCGAATTTTGTTCTGCTGGCACCGCGCGTCTGGGAGTCGATTGCCGCCGATGTCCGGGCCCGCATGATGGATGCCACCCTGTTCAAGCAGAAAATGTATGATTTCGGCATGGCTTTGGCCCGTACCGCCCTTGATGGTGGGGGGCATTCCAAGGTCGCCGATGTTCTGTTGATGAATGCGTTAAAGGACCGGTTGGGCTTTTCCAATTTGCGGTCTGCTGCGACCGGCGGGGCGGCGATGGGGCCGGAAACCTTTAAGTTCTTCCATGCCATGGGTGTTCCGTTGCGCCAGCTTTATGGACAGACCGAACTTTGCGGCGCCTATACGATCCATCAGCCCGATGACATTGATTTCGATACGGTCGGGCGCGCGTTCGATAATTCGGAAATCAAAATCATCAATACCGATGAAAACGGAGTTGGCGAAATTGTCGCGCGCACATCGGGGATGTTTACCAGCTATTATAAAAACCAGTCTTCCTATGACGAGGACGTCCGGGATGGCTGGATGCATACGGGTGATGCCGGATATTTCAAGGAAGGCAACAAGCATCTGGTGGTGATTGATCGCCTGAAGGATCTGGCGGAAACATCAAAAGGCGTGCGGTATTCGCCGCAGTTTATTGAAAACAAACTGAAATTTTCGCCCTTCATTGCCGAGGCCGTGATCCTTGGCAAAGGGTTGCCGTTCCTGTCGACCATGATCTGCATCCGTTATTCGATCATGGCCAAATGGGCCGAGCAGCGCGGAATTGCCTTTACCAACTATACCAATCTTTCGGCCCAGCCGCAGGTCTATGACATGATCATTGATGAAATCCGTCAGGTGAATGAAACCCTGCCGGAAGCCCAGCGCATCAAGCGGTTCCTGCTGCTTTACAAGGAACTGGATGCCGATGACGGCGAACTGACCCGGACGCGCAAGGTTCGCCGCAGTGTGGTCGCCGAAAAATACGCCGACATCATCGATGCGGTTTATGCCGGGAACGACAAGGTTGATATCGACACCATGATCACCTTCCAGGACGGGTCGAAAACCCGCATCCAGACGAGTGTGAAGGTTGTCGATCTGGACGGGGACAAGGCCGCCGAGACGGCCCCCAAAGCCGCCGAATAA
- a CDS encoding branched-chain amino acid ABC transporter permease, translating into MNFELLFQLLLNGLIVGTLYGVVAMCFVLIYKSTQIVNFAQGEFLLIGAWVCYAFLVEMQMPFWLGFLFTLLFMMAFGIVLQMVVLRPMIGEPIISVIMVTIGLSIFFQAATKWIFGATTATYPQVFETRSVNLMGMQIETAYIMSFVISLVIMAAFYWFFKYSKLGLAMRATAFDQQVAQSLGISVKTVFAMSWAISALVSGVAGIVIGMVNGVSSALSVIGIKVFPAVILGGLDSIVGAVVGGVIIGLLENTAEFVDGQYLHWGNLFSIAPFYVLIIILCIKPYGLFGTKDIERI; encoded by the coding sequence ATGAATTTCGAACTTCTGTTCCAGCTTCTGCTTAACGGGCTGATTGTCGGAACATTGTATGGCGTCGTCGCCATGTGTTTCGTGCTGATCTATAAATCGACCCAGATCGTGAACTTCGCACAGGGCGAGTTCCTGTTGATCGGGGCGTGGGTCTGTTACGCATTCCTTGTCGAAATGCAGATGCCCTTCTGGCTTGGTTTCCTGTTTACCCTGCTGTTCATGATGGCGTTTGGCATCGTTTTGCAAATGGTGGTGTTGCGCCCGATGATCGGCGAGCCGATCATTTCGGTGATCATGGTGACGATCGGGCTTTCGATTTTCTTCCAGGCGGCGACGAAATGGATATTCGGTGCGACCACGGCGACCTATCCGCAGGTGTTTGAAACAAGGTCGGTCAACCTGATGGGGATGCAGATCGAAACCGCCTATATCATGAGTTTCGTGATCTCGCTGGTGATCATGGCGGCGTTTTACTGGTTCTTCAAATATTCCAAGCTGGGCCTTGCGATGCGGGCTACGGCCTTTGATCAACAGGTCGCCCAAAGCCTTGGTATTTCCGTCAAAACCGTGTTTGCCATGTCCTGGGCGATTTCGGCCCTGGTATCGGGGGTTGCCGGTATCGTGATCGGGATGGTCAACGGGGTTTCATCGGCCCTTTCGGTGATCGGGATCAAGGTGTTCCCGGCGGTCATTCTGGGCGGGCTTGATTCCATCGTCGGTGCCGTCGTCGGCGGGGTGATTATCGGTCTTCTGGAAAACACCGCCGAGTTTGTCGACGGTCAGTATCTGCACTGGGGCAACCTGTTTTCGATCGCACCGTTTTATGTGCTGATCATCATTCTTTGCATCAAGCCATACGGTCTGTTTGGCACCAAAGACATAGAACGCATCTAA
- a CDS encoding ABC transporter ATP-binding protein: MTSQGPILQISDVSLVFGGVRALSDVSFSVQPGELFSIIGPNGAGKTSMLNCISGRYQPTTGSVSFKGQDVTGLKPNDRAELGIGRTFQNLALFGHMSVLDNIMVGRHHLLKNNCFTGPLYWFSGAQKEELEHRRFCEDVIDFLEISHIRKATAGTLSYGLRKRVELARAVALRPDLILLDEPMAGMNLEEKEDMARFIIDLNEEWGMTVVMIEHDMGVVMDISNRVMVLDFGRKIAAGLPEEVMANKHVKKAYLGEDDDATDEDEQVA, from the coding sequence ATGACGTCACAGGGTCCCATTTTGCAGATCAGCGACGTATCGCTTGTGTTTGGCGGCGTGCGCGCGCTAAGCGACGTCAGCTTTTCCGTCCAGCCCGGCGAGCTGTTTTCAATCATTGGCCCGAACGGGGCCGGCAAGACATCGATGCTGAACTGCATTTCGGGTCGGTATCAGCCAACCACCGGGTCAGTGTCCTTCAAGGGGCAGGATGTCACGGGGCTCAAGCCCAATGACCGGGCGGAACTTGGCATCGGGCGTACCTTCCAGAACCTGGCCCTTTTTGGTCATATGAGTGTCCTTGACAACATCATGGTCGGGCGGCACCACCTGCTTAAAAACAATTGCTTTACCGGGCCGCTTTACTGGTTTTCCGGCGCGCAGAAGGAAGAGCTTGAACATCGGCGCTTCTGCGAGGATGTGATCGACTTTCTTGAAATCTCCCATATCCGCAAGGCAACCGCCGGGACGCTGTCCTATGGTTTGCGCAAGCGTGTCGAACTGGCGCGTGCGGTTGCGCTTCGTCCCGATCTGATCCTGCTTGATGAGCCGATGGCGGGCATGAACCTCGAAGAAAAAGAGGACATGGCGCGCTTTATCATCGACCTGAATGAAGAATGGGGCATGACGGTTGTCATGATCGAACATGACATGGGGGTGGTGATGGATATCTCCAACCGGGTCATGGTTCTTGATTTCGGTCGAAAGATTGCCGCTGGCCTGCCCGAGGAAGTCATGGCCAACAAGCATGTCAAAAAGGCCTATCTCGGCGAAGACGATGACGCAACCGACGAAGACGAGCAGGTGGCCTGA